The following proteins are encoded in a genomic region of Pseudomonadota bacterium:
- a CDS encoding molybdenum cofactor guanylyltransferase yields the protein MPSLSNERTEPAGAIVLAGGSSTRLGFDKRSLSFGGVPLLEHLCAALRPHFDQLLVGVDEPERWAYLDAEIVVDARPGVGPLMGLAGCLARARNDLNFVTACDIPRPPMILVGHLLRAAATRDGAIPVNADGYIEPLFGAYRRRLLPTIERLLDRGERQVRKLYDGHDFAFVELAPLGFGALPNINTPEDLEQLKALLGQTG from the coding sequence GTGCCCAGCCTCTCGAACGAGCGGACCGAGCCGGCGGGGGCGATCGTCCTCGCCGGCGGCTCGAGCACCAGGTTGGGGTTCGACAAGCGATCGCTCTCCTTTGGGGGCGTGCCGCTCCTGGAGCACCTCTGCGCGGCGCTTCGGCCGCACTTCGATCAGCTCCTCGTCGGGGTCGACGAACCGGAACGGTGGGCGTACCTCGACGCGGAGATCGTCGTGGACGCTCGGCCCGGCGTGGGCCCGCTCATGGGGCTCGCCGGCTGCCTCGCTCGCGCGAGGAACGATCTCAACTTCGTGACCGCGTGCGACATCCCGCGGCCGCCCATGATTCTCGTCGGGCACCTGCTCCGGGCCGCCGCGACGCGTGACGGGGCGATCCCTGTCAACGCCGACGGCTACATCGAGCCGCTCTTCGGCGCGTACCGTCGCCGGCTGCTCCCCACGATCGAGCGCCTGCTCGATCGCGGAGAGCGCCAGGTGCGCAAGCTGTATGATGGGCACGACTTCGCGTTCGTCGAGCTCGCGCCGCTCGGGTTCGGCGCGCTGCCGAACATCAACACGCCCGA
- a CDS encoding formate/nitrite transporter family protein — MSNKPFEIVQTCCTAGAYKAKLAIPNLLVRSFMAGLFIAVGAALATVCGTGIATPGLKSLIAGSVFPVGLIAIVLTGMELFTGDCMLMPVAVLNKRTTWMRILLVWVFVYVGNFVGSIFWAYLMSVGPLCKGGGAILTPAGENAKAIAESKVLPYIAEGAAGWWSAFMKGIACNLLVNVAILLAFSSKSMIGKFFGIWFPIMAFVASGFEHSVANMYFIPAGIFMGANVTWAQFAVWNLAPVTLGNIVGGMVFIGFVYYYVFCREMPKEA; from the coding sequence ATGTCGAACAAGCCGTTTGAAATCGTCCAGACATGCTGCACCGCGGGTGCGTACAAGGCCAAGCTCGCGATCCCGAACCTCCTGGTGAGATCGTTCATGGCGGGCCTCTTCATCGCCGTCGGCGCGGCGCTCGCGACGGTGTGCGGGACCGGGATCGCGACCCCGGGCCTCAAGTCGCTGATCGCCGGCTCGGTCTTCCCGGTCGGCCTCATCGCGATCGTCCTGACGGGCATGGAGCTGTTCACGGGCGACTGCATGCTCATGCCGGTCGCGGTGCTGAACAAGCGGACGACCTGGATGCGCATCCTCCTCGTGTGGGTGTTCGTCTACGTCGGGAACTTCGTCGGCTCGATCTTCTGGGCGTACCTGATGTCCGTGGGCCCGCTGTGCAAGGGCGGCGGGGCCATCCTCACGCCGGCCGGCGAGAACGCGAAGGCGATCGCGGAGAGCAAGGTGCTGCCGTACATCGCCGAGGGCGCGGCCGGCTGGTGGTCGGCGTTCATGAAGGGGATCGCGTGCAACCTGCTCGTCAACGTCGCCATCCTGCTGGCGTTCTCGTCCAAGAGCATGATCGGCAAGTTCTTCGGCATCTGGTTCCCGATCATGGCCTTCGTCGCCTCCGGCTTCGAGCACAGCGTGGCGAACATGTACTTCATCCCGGCGGGCATCTTCATGGGCGCGAACGTCACGTGGGCCCAGTTCGCCGTCTGGAACCTCGCGCCCGTGACGCTGGGCAACATCGTCGGCGGCATGGTGTTCATCGGCTTCGTCTACTACTACGTCTTCTGCAGGGAGATGCCCAAAGAGGCGTGA